One Thermomicrobiales bacterium genomic window, GGGCCGGTCGCCTGGAACAGCCGGTTGGCAATATCGGGCTCGGCGAGGACAGTGAACTGTTGCGCTTCTGGCTGGCGATCCAGGTTGCGGTCAATGATGAACGCGGCGAATCGACGCCACTCGTCCGGATTCACGATCCCGCTGAGCAGATTGCTCCATTCTGGAGCAGCAAACATGGGAGCGAGATCGTGACCATAGATGTAGTCCTGGCCACGCATGGATGGCGCAACGAGGCTGGCGTCGCGGCTACTGTCGATGATGACGATCTGCGCGTCTGATGGCGCAGCTCCGCTATCCGGATCAAAGATCGTCAGGTTCGGGTACTGACGGAAGTACCAGGCGAATGGCTGCTCGATCCGGGAGTCGATTGCGATACGGAGGCCGTGCCCGCCGGTCGGATCCGCTGAGTCGCGCTGGTTCAGCGTCATGTCGCGAGACAGGCGTTGCAAGCGTCCGACGACGATCGGGATGTCAGCAGAGAGCGCGTGCGCGGCAAGCGGGTCGCCCGGCTCACCCGGACGTTCGGACGCGGCCAGCACGCTCGATCGGATCGTCAGGCCGCCGAGAAGCACGAGCCCGATGAGGAAGGCGAGTACGAGGCGGTCGCCGGTGACGCGACGGCCAATGGCTGACAACGCGAACGCCAGAGGCACGACCGCGACCAGCGCGACCAGCACGAAGCGCAAGAGCCAGTCGGCGGCGTTGCCACCGGTTCCAGACGTCAGCAGACCGAAGAGGCTCAGCAGCGCCGCAAGCATGAGCGTCGCAGCGGCGACGTAGAGCGTGCCCGGCCCTTCACGGAGCGAGCGCCAGGGCAGGCGCGCGCGAAGATGTGCGGCACCGATGGCGGCGAGCAGCGTCAGCGGGATGACGACGCCGACCCAGGCGGTGAGGTTGTTCCCGCCGAGCAGTGTCGAAGCGACGAACGCGGAGAGCGCCCAGATCGATGTCGAGCGGGTCAGCGGGGTTGCGCGGCTGGTCACGACGGCGACGATCGCCAGCACGACCAGCAGCGGTTCGTTCAGCAGCAAGTTGAACGCCGTCATGTGCCATTGAGTGCCGACCTCGGCGATGTGGTCATTCCAGAATGCCCGCCCGAGTGCCGCGAGCGAAGCAGTGAAGCTCCCGGGCCGCGTCAGCAGCACCGTGGTGGTCAGTATGATCGTCGCAGCGCCGGCCGCGACGGACGGCGCTGCTAGCGTTGCCCATGTGTGAGGACGGCGATCGAGCGCTCTGGCAATGAGCACAGCGCCTGGCCAGGCAAGACCGACGAGCACGATGCCATACGGATCGCTCAGGATCATCAGGGCGCTCGCAACACCGGCGAGTACCGCCCAGCCGAGCGATTGACTGTTTCCGGACCAGATCACGGCGAACAGGATGACGAGCGTGCCAAGACCGGCTAACGCGGCACCATCGACATTGCGGGCGGCCACGATCATCGTTGGCGAGAAGGCGGCGAGGACGAGCGCAGCCGCGCTGATATCCCAACCGAGCCGGCGGTGGAACGCGAGCCAGAGCAGGACGGTCGCGATCCCGGCGAGGCCGAAGGCGACGCGCACGATCGCGTCGTTCGCGCCGCCGACAAAGATGGCGAGCGCCGCCCACTGGACGGTCGCGGCGACGCCATGGAGGTCGTCAGACACATTCTCGCCACGCACGATCCACCAGGCGCTCAGCGCCGAGTCACCGCCGCTTGCGGATAGTGGCCAGCGATCGAGCCCGACGAGCCGCAGGAGCGTTGCGGCGACGATGGCAATGCTGGCGAGCGCCCAGCGGCCACCGGCGAACGGAAGGTCGATGGCGCGGTCGAGCACAGACGGCAACCGCCGCGTATCGACCTGCCAGGTTTCGTCATCGAGTGGCATGTCGCGACTCAATCCGCCCACACCCTTCCGTCAGCTAGTACCGAATCTGATTCCACGTCGACAGGAGATCGTTGCGCACGTAGACGCGGAAATTGAATGAACCGAGCGGAGCCCACAGCTCGCGGAACGCGACCAGCCGGAACATCTTGGCCTGTTGAGCCGGTTCGTGCATGCCCCAGACCGAATGCCAGACGCTTTCGGCCACGTCGAGCGCCGAATACGGCGGCTCCTTGTCGTTCTGATAGTTCTGGCGATTTTCCTTGTTCAGCTCTGGTGCAATTGCGAACTTGCGGTACGTCTCATCTTCAGGGAACCACCAGCGCATCGAGTACTCGAAATATGTGTAACCCTCCAGCATCGACGCGTTCGCGCTGCCAGCGTCGCCGCTCAGATTGTCGTTGGAGATGATGACAATCGGCGCATCGGTCGGCTGGGCGATCGTCGTGCCGAAGAACTTGCGATTGGTGTAGTTGCGCAGATACCACTGGAATGGC contains:
- a CDS encoding 6-bladed beta-propeller, which gives rise to MPLDDETWQVDTRRLPSVLDRAIDLPFAGGRWALASIAIVAATLLRLVGLDRWPLSASGGDSALSAWWIVRGENVSDDLHGVAATVQWAALAIFVGGANDAIVRVAFGLAGIATVLLWLAFHRRLGWDISAAALVLAAFSPTMIVAARNVDGAALAGLGTLVILFAVIWSGNSQSLGWAVLAGVASALMILSDPYGIVLVGLAWPGAVLIARALDRRPHTWATLAAPSVAAGAATIILTTTVLLTRPGSFTASLAALGRAFWNDHIAEVGTQWHMTAFNLLLNEPLLVVLAIVAVVTSRATPLTRSTSIWALSAFVASTLLGGNNLTAWVGVVIPLTLLAAIGAAHLRARLPWRSLREGPGTLYVAAATLMLAALLSLFGLLTSGTGGNAADWLLRFVLVALVAVVPLAFALSAIGRRVTGDRLVLAFLIGLVLLGGLTIRSSVLAASERPGEPGDPLAAHALSADIPIVVGRLQRLSRDMTLNQRDSADPTGGHGLRIAIDSRIEQPFAWYFRQYPNLTIFDPDSGAAPSDAQIVIIDSSRDASLVAPSMRGQDYIYGHDLAPMFAAPEWSNLLSGIVNPDEWRRFAAFIIDRNLDRQPEAQQFTVLAEPDIANRLFQATGPFNLSDRVGAGSAEGQLNSPRGVAISSDGTIVVVDSRNGRVQEYASDGSFIRTFGTSGAGEGQLGINSAAGAGGPNGVAIDADGSIYVADTWNHRISVFSADGTPLRTWGQFADLQDSTDAQQMTGMFYGPRGIAIHDGLVYVTDTGNERVEVFETDGTFVRAFGGTGSGDGQLLEPVGIAVGKDGTVFVADAHNGRIARFSSDGTWLGAWAVAQWKDQLYFEPWIAVSDDGNVYVTMSTLGVIVPFDADGNAGDPLGVGQVRRPYGIAVTTGGVALLVADGALQTVLTVPLPLQ